One segment of Clavelina lepadiformis chromosome 2, kaClaLepa1.1, whole genome shotgun sequence DNA contains the following:
- the LOC143445714 gene encoding prenylated Rab acceptor protein 1-like, whose protein sequence is MSKSDTFLEFGAENTSASSKMKISAPAAKEWISKRTQSVRPWSDFINTNNFRKPKGVSQWTKRTVKNIEHYQTNYIFVFTGLIIYCVLTSPLLLIAIAVFLAACYVISSRNEQSNLKIFGKEITHAQQYGVAACLSFPLFFVAGAGAAVFWVLGVSFFLIGLHASFHTSPEEGTAEDEEPFMETV, encoded by the exons ATGTCAaaaagtgatacatttcttgAATTTGGAGCTGAAAATACCAGTGCCAG TTCCAAGATGAAAATAAGTGCTCCAGCGGCCAAGGAATGGATCAGCAAGAGAACACAAAGTGTCCGCCCATGGTCAGACTTTATCAACACAAATAATTTTCGAAAGCCAAAAGGAGTATCGCAGTGGACAAAAAGAACGGTTAAAAATATTGAACATTATCAAACCAactacatttttgttttcaccGGTCTTATTATATATTGCGT CCTCACTTCTCCATTGTTGCTGATTGCCATTGCTGTATTTCTTGCTGCTTGCTATGTTATTAGTTCTAGAAATGAACAAAGTAATTTGAAGATTTTTG GCAAAGAAATCACTCATGCTCAGCAGTATGGTGTTGCCGCATGTCTTTCTTTTCCACTGTtctttgtcgccggtgcaggAGCTGCTGTGTTTTGGGTTTTAG GCGTTTCGTTTTTCTTAATCGGGCTTCACGCTTCTTTCCACACGTCGCCAGAGGAAGGTACCGCAGAGGATGAGGAACCCTTTATGGAGACTGTTTAG